Part of the Acomys russatus chromosome 19, mAcoRus1.1, whole genome shotgun sequence genome, CGCCCTGCCCAacaatcctcagcaccacagaaaggTAACAAACAAAATCCCCTAGAGACCCTTGAGTGCTGACTGGCATCTCACTTGGGTGACCTCTGGGGCTGGGTCCACAGGGGGTAGAGTGACCCTCACATTCATAAAACGAGGAGATGCTGAGAAGTGGGGAGACAGCACTAAGAACACAAGAGTAGAGGGCCTCGGTGGGGACTGTCACATCCAGCAGAGCCACAGAGAACAAGCCATGCCATTGCTACCAACAGAACACAGAGACCTAGCTTCCTCCAAAGACCCAGTGTAGCTTAAACAGTGGGTGGGGTCCTTTAAAGTGGGCTTGGCAGGCAGACCCCAGGCCCCAGCTCCTCTCCAGACACACAAttggggggagtgtgtgtggtgttctgGGTCCTCCAGGGTCAGTTCTAGGAAGAGAATGGGAAGAGAACCTGAGATCCCTAAGCTtgcaggaattaaaaaaaaaattcataaaaataataataagctgggcacagtggcacacacctgtaatctcagcttagggaggaagaggcaggggaaatctctgtgagttcgagccaagcctggtctacaaaacgagtccaggacggccaaggctacacaggaaaaaaaaaaaaaaaaaaaaaaaaatcagctaggtgtgatggcacacacctttaagcccagcacttgggaggcagaggcaggcagacatctagaagttcaaggccagcttggactacaaagggagttccaggacagccaaggctatgtaaaGAGAGTCTGCCTTAAGAGaacatataacaacaacaacaaaaatccgcTAAGATGCCAGCCAGGTCGACAGCTTTCTATGGAGAAAGGGCTCAGGGAGGGAGGCCGCAACATGGAGTTTACCAGATGAAGTTTTTGGAATAACCCTGAGGGAGAGAGCCACtgctaaaatgaaaaaaacaaaaacaaaaacaaaaaacaaaaaccaatctcCCCTCTGGATCAATGTTCCCCCCCAAATAAAGTAAAGAGCATCCGGAGCTCTAGGCTGTGGAACTGGGGGTGCAGTAGCTATGACACAGACCTCACCGGCCCTCTCAACCTGCCCCATGTGCAATAGGCTGTTGGTTCTGTCtcttttccaggctggcctcgaggaCCCTAGGGCTTTTCCAATCATATTGCCTACATgtttgaattaaaaatagaagGTGGCTCAAGATGTCCCCGTGTGCGCGCACATGAGGTGGGGCCCTTGTCTGTGTCCTGCGCACACagaatatattaacatataaattGCTCAAGTATATATGCTATTTACAGAATATATCCCTATCAACATAAACCACTATTTATAGGTGTGTACAATACACAGTCTCATCCTAGCAAGTCTGGGGGGGTGGCGGGCACACAACTCTGGGGCAGGGGACATGGGGCCAGCACGCTTACACAGTGGGAAGGGCTAACTGGAAAGGAGACAGATGGGGTTACGGAGAGGTGTGCCCTGGACAATCAAGGCCTtccagggagagaaaaaggggacttgggggtggtgagggggggaagggaggctcACTATGGCCCTGCCCAGTTGGCCATTTCCCTTTTGGGATCAGAAAACAATGATTAAGATTTGGTTGTTTTAAGGATTTTGTGCAAAAGGAATTcaaaagcaaccaaaaccaaaaaccaaaactgaaacccACCAAAACCAACCAGAGGCGATTTTGATTAGCATGCCGGGTTCTGAGCTATATGGTTCTAGGATAGTTCCTCCACTCGAGTGTGCCTTTGCGGTCCAGAGAGGAGAGGAACACAGCCGCGGACAAGACCTGTGCAGAGGGTAAGTAAACATCCCTTTTTCTGACCAGAAAACACCCTAAAAGCCAAAAAGCCTGGTGGACTGAGCAGTCCCAACTGTCAGATACGCCGGGATGCCCTGTAGGGGGCGACATGGGGTCCTGCTGTCTTGTGCCAGAGCTCAGCTCCCTATAACCTTTCTCAGAAGCCAAGGCCAAGATGCTTACGATACATCTTTGAATTTGTGTCTGTCCCCAGAGATACAGGGTGCGAAGTGCCACCAAACCCATCTCCTCTAAACAAAACTACTTCTCTCCCAGCCACCTGTATGCAAAAACAatgaatagtaataataataataaaaacccacACGTGTGATTTTTCTCCACAAATGCTCGAGATAGCTGCCTCCTAGGAATTGCTATGGCCACCGACGGTTGGGTGTTACTTCGGGTGGGTAGGTGAGCTCGGGGGCTGAGGCCTCTTTGTCCCCTAAAAGTGGGGTAAAAGGGACGAAGGGGGGGCACTCGAGGCTGGTCTAAGTGACAGCTGGGGAGGTGGACATGGCCCAAAGGCACCCTGGGCCTGGGCTGGTGGGGATGCCCATTGGTGGAAGGAAACGAGTCTTTGCTTGCCCATGATGGGGTTGGGGAGAGCGAAGAGAGGACAAGGAGAAGCTGGTGCTCTAGGCTGGTGGGAGACGAGTTGCCCTGGGAATCCCTTCCTCCTCCAGGGACAAGTGCTCTGGGTGGAAGGTTGGCCCAGGGCCTCTCTTGGCAGTCGTAGTGGGAATCAACACAGGCCCTGTGTGGTCAGCAGGTAGGGTTCTAGGGTCTTggttccccccctccccgccccctcgcAGCTTGGGGGTAGGGAGCCCACTGCTACTGTCTCAGACTCACTGGCCATTACGACCTGAGGGAGGTCTGCTGGCCTCCATTGTGAGGCAACCAGCCCCCGAGCCTCTGAAACCAAAGCAGCAACCGTCACATGAATCGCGTGTGTGTAGGGGACTCATGGGGGTCTTCCCAGCTCTACACACCCAATTTTGCGCCACCAGCATCCTAAGATGTCCCTAGGTGCATCAGGACGTGGATCCCAATGCCTCGTGGGAGGTGCCAACTTCCTTTGGTGTTTGCTGTGGGCTGTAGGTGGGGCCTTGGGCTGTTCCCAAGTCCCTTGGGCCTCGGAGACCACTTTCTGGGGTGGAACTTGGGGGAGGAAGATGGGTATGTCCCCACTGGGGGGAAACTGAGTCATTATTGAAAAGGTTGGGGTCTGGAaggttggaggtgggggtggcctTGATTTAGGCCCAGGCCTGGAGGATTCAGGCATCAGGGGAGTGTCCCAGAGGGCCCGTTCCTTAGGGTCCTGGGGCCAATCTTTCAGTCCTTGGGGAAATACTGCAAGAATAACAATCTTCGTTAGGGAAAGGCCCAGGTGGGCTGTGGCAGGGGGGAGCCCAGAGAGGAGCCTTTTCTAACGCTTCCCTCCTTGACTGACCTTCAGGGCATGGATAACCCCACTGATATTCTCTTCTGGAACCTATGAGGCAGGAAgcgaaagaaaaaaaacaaaacaaaaagaccagtgCGTTAGGCCAGGTACCTGTTCCCCACTGCATAGTCCCTGCCTGCTCCCAGGGCCACTTACCAATGCATGGTCGAACTTGAAAGTACTGATGTAATAGGCTGGGATGTCTGCAGCTGCCAAGGGCTCGGAGATCTGGGCTACAATCCCACACTCATCTATGGGAACACAGGTGCTTAGagtctaggcaagtgctccacgactgagccacgcccccagcccctcactgggggattctaggcaggtgctctacccctgagccacaccccagcccctcactggggaattctaggcaggggctctacccctgagccacaccccagcccctcactggggaattctaggcaggggctctaccactgagccacactccagcccctcactgggggattctgggcaggagctctaccactgagctacacccctagtCCTCACTGAGGGGTTCTAGACAAACACTATAGTGCCAAGTCTCACTCCCGGCCCCAATGTATTAATTTTTCATGGTGGAGGAAGGGAATAAAGGCCCTTTGGTAAAGTCCACTCATTGGTCTCCTGAGGGCTTCGAACACTTGTTGCACCATCTGTCAGAATGGGGGGCCTCGGCTTCCTTTAGCATCAATTTCCTCGTTTGGACCAGTGTGTAGGGTGGAGCTGGCCAGGTACCCAGGGAACGCTGGAATGGATCCCTGCACACAGGTGCTGGACCCCACAGGCTCACCAAATCCCAGCGGTTGTCCTCCTATCCGCACCATCTTCCAGAGCTCTCCAGATGCACTCGTGAACAGCAAATGACTCGGGAACCTTCAGAGGAAGTAAGGGGAATCTGAGGCTGGTGCTAACTGGATGCTCCCCCAGCTCTGGGGCAGCCTTCTCTGCTTTATGGGAGCATCGTAGCGTCAGACTGAGAGGATGACTGTCCCTCTGCAAGGACATGTCAATGCCATTGGGGCCAGGGAGGGAAGCCAATGCTGTGGTGAGACCCCGGGACTATGGTTCCAATCTCCACTCTGGCACCATCTTGCTGTGACCCTTGGATGACCCCTGCACCTACAGGTACATCTCCAGTGAAGGAAATAGGGTAGACTGACCAGGAagaaagcatgtgctaccacccctcccacccccccttaATGTCCACACAGagctccacccacctctgctggGTCTGTACGTCCATCACCAGCGAGACGTAGCCCTCAATgagtgagaaggaaaagaagcggATGTGGCCACAGTCATCACTGGCAGCCACGGCATCCTTCACTCTGGGGATCAAGAGGGAGCTGTGAGAGGGTAGGGCTCCTGCCACATCCTTCATGCCATCTGCCACCCACCAGTCTGGCAGGAGCGGCCGCTCTTGCCTCGTGCCTTGCCTCCATCAAAAAAGCCCATGAACTCAGAAGTCATAGACCCCCCCTGGGACGTTATAATACCGACTTTGCCAGGCAAGATGTAACCACCGGTGTCCTAGTGGTATAATAGTTAGtggggtaaccaaccactttctgctcGAATCTAGGACCTGCTTCACAGGAGGAAATCCATGCCTGATATACCTGGTCAGAAGCCCATGGCTTGGGAGGCCACAACCCCTAGGGACAAAGCTATTATCCTGCCTTCTAAATTATTTGTGTTCATATCCATGGATTAGCACCGCTCTCAACTGCGGCCAGAGAAGCATCTTCCCGCATTAGGTTGCAGCTAACATGGAGACTCATCTTGGTCGAGCAGTGAAAGTGACTGTTGAGTGCCCAGCCTTCAATGGGCCATCTGCATCAACCCCCAACCCTACCATTAGGGTTTAAAACAcatgagaggggagaaagaatcTAAGAGCTAGCTCAGCACATATGTCAGACTGTTCTTGGGTAGGACAGTCCCTCTCTACTTAGATGAGGCCCCATCCCTTAGACTTCCTTCTTGGGGCAGGTCTGTGTGTCTCCTTTTCAGATTAGGCTCCTGGACAGACTGTGCCTCCTCCCTCGGACTGGGTTTATGGGTAGAGTGAGGCCTTCTCCATCAGAGAGAGCTTTGGGTAGAATAAGGTGTTCGCTCTGAGACAGGACTCCTGGGTAGAGCAGTATCCCATGTCTGTCCCCTCACCCCAGGGACCTACCCACTGGAGTAGAACATCACATCCATGAGGAGAGTGGCGACGGCAGGCAGCGTGTCGGGGTCCAAGCTGGTGACACAAAACCTGTTGCTTGGGCTGGATAGCGGGTGGATGACTGGCCTCTGGACTGAGAGAGCATGGGACACAGGATTTAAGGGCAGAGTAGAACTTTGGTGTATAGGAGTCGGGCCCAGCCTTAGACCTTGTTCAGCGTAGCCCATGTGGCtttcccacccccaacacacacaccgcACTGATTATATTTCCCTTCAGGACCCCGGGCCTTTGTACAAGCTACTGTGACAGCTGAGAACGTCCTTTGCAACggccaccacctggcttagcCCCTTGTGCTCCAAGCTTCTACTTGATGGTTCCTATCGTAGGTAGCCACCCTGACACCATGAGCTGGGCCGAGACAGGAGCCATCTCTGGCCATTTTGCTGGCCGCTCCGCCTGGAATCTGGTGAACACCAGGTGAACTCCAAGAGCGGGGGGCCTTCTGCTGggggcccccccacccccccaacgcCAACTCACCCATCTTGGGCTTCACAAAGCCATTGGTGATGCTGAGATTCTCGGCCGCTACTGTTTCTCCATTGACAACCCGGAGGATGGTGAACTCCGAGGATAAGGTGTGCGTGACAAAGGGCAGGTCACGCTCGCGCACCTGAGAGTGGGAAGCAGATTCCCTGAGTCCCAGCTCATCCCGCCTCCTGCGTTAGTGCACAGGGCTGAGGGTGAGGAGCAGAGCAGCAGACAGGACATGATAGGATAACGTGTCTGCtggaagcaggtgtgtgtgtgttagttacatGGGGAAGGTCGGGAGCATGCACAGCCAGTCACCCCAGCTTTGACTCACCAGGATGAAGTCGGTCTGATAGGTGGACAACATAAACACGGAAATGTTCTGGTCAGCCAGTGGGGCGATGACAGACTTGGCGATCTTTGTCACACCGAtgggctgggagctggagaagcTGCCACCACCAGACACCACATTCAGGGCCAGCCAGGTGGCATCAGTCACACTCAGGTGCTCGGACGAGGGCAGCtctgcagtggggtgggggttatGGATGATAGTGTTGGTGACTTGCTTGGGGCTGGGTGTTCCCATGCCAGACCAGGCTATGCTGGAGAGGTAGGCCGAGGTGGATGACTGAGACCTTAGAGACTAGCTTGTCTgtctttgggcctcagtttcctcagtttaaaatatttttatttatgtgcatgtgtgtatgtttgtgtgggtatgtgcacgtgagAGTCAttgctgaggaggccagaagagggcgctggatgtccctggagctggagttacaaatgtttATGATGCATTGAACATACTGCTGGGGAACAAACCCAAGTCCTTTGAAAGCGCAGCAAATGCTTCTAACTACTgagtcatatctccagcccccagtgtcCTGAGTTAGTTAACAGGATGGCTCAAAGGTGCCTTCTTTGGAAGGCTAAGTAGGTGACATCCTGGATGGCTTGAAGCACCTGCCAACTTGTTTTATCTGTGTCCAGCTCCAATTTCTTCCATTGTAAAGGAAAGTTGGTAATGCCTCCGTGAATGCCTACTTcttaaaaaccaaatccaaacctGAAAatctttattactttattctatgtgtatgttgTCTCCTTgcttgtctgtgcaccacacatgttcctggtgcccgtggaggccagagcgGCGTCATATCAACTGGAACTGAGGTTAGAGGTGTTTATAAACAGCCATGTTGGTGCCAGGAATTGACCCCAGGGTCCTCTTACCTACTGTACCATCTCTTCACTTCTGAATTCCTACGtctttaattaaaaacttaatttgtttttagagtattttaaaaattaaaaacttttcctttatttttattttttatgtatatgggtattttgcctgcacaccaCATTCATTCTTTAAGgcccttggaggctagaagaagggATCTCATGGGGTTGGAGttagttacagatgggtgtgagccaccgtgtgggggctgggaatggaacccaggtcttctgtaagaataGCCAGCATTtgtgggctggagcgatggcacagaggttacgagcactgactgctcttccagaggtcctgggttcaattcccagcaaccacagggtggctcacaactatctataatgtgatcttctggcctgctggctcacatgcaggcagaacactgtatccaacaacaataataaatacatctttaaaaaaaagaatagccagTATTTTTAACTGCctagtcatctctctagccccaagatgatttatttctctctctctccctccccatgtgtgtgtgtgcgcgcgcggggcgcgcgtgcgcgcacatgtgGATGCAGTTattcttggaggccagaagagggcacctgaatccctggaactggaactataaatggttgtgagccgcccaatatggttgctgggaaccaaagctgggTCCTTTGTaggaacagcaagcactcttaactactgagccatcttcccagccccttatTTATTACTGTCACATGAATATACCTGTGTCCATGCTGAATTGGAGTGGGTGTGTACAAAGAGATCGGAGGATAACTGtaaggagttggttttctctttctattttgacATGAGTGAACTAAGGTCAACAGGTCTGCGCCGGAAGGAACTCCACCCACTGAGTCAGCTCaccattccatttttttttttttttttgagacaaggtttcttgtatcccaggttggccttaaactagCCATGTAGCTGAGGAaccctctgtctccacctcttgaTCGTTGGGATGACAGACCCATTGTTGTCACATTTGGGACCAATGTCACAGGCCCAAAActgtgccaccacatcaggcttatgcagtgctgggcaaggaacccagggctttgtgcaagcATCTACCAGCTGAGCTCCTGCCCATGAATTCCCACTGCTCACAACCTTTCCGTGGGCCTGCTTTAGTCACATCTGCATAGTGAAGTTAATCTAGAAAAAGAGCCTGAAGCCAGATGCCCGAATGTCAGGTTCCTGGGTCCCATCAGTCAGAGGCCGTCTCCAAGGAACCCCGGGCATGAGATACAGGCACCCAGAAGTTAGGTAGCTATGGTTTTAAACAGAAATGTTCACTTCTGGACGAAGGCTCTGGAAAACCCAGGATGTCAACAAAACTCACCAGgctttgggcatggtggcaccaacctttcatcccagcgctcaggaagcagaggcaggttggatctctgtgagttcaaggccagtctcatctacatACTAAATTTCAGGCCAGACAATACATAGTGAGGCCATGTCTccccaaacccaacccaacccaacccaacccaacccaacccaacccaacccaacccaaccaaacgAGCAAAACACCCAAACCCCAAGTCTTACAAGGCTCAGGAAGAtcctgaaacttacaagactCACAAAGACCCTAATACAGTGGTGAGGGGAAGGAGACTCTCTCTGGTAGAGCTGCCTTCATGCTGTACAGAGAGCTCCACAGCTGCAGCTTTCCTGAGCCATCACCCACGCTGGTGAGGGCCtgtggtgatgcagctgcctttgaccCATCCATGTTCCTGTAAGGAACCCCAGTAAACTGGCTCAATCAACTAAACTTGGGTGGAATAATTTCTTGGGTCTGCTGTTGGTACCCTATCGGGTTGAAGAGATATTTTCTCATGTCTCCTCCGGGAAACGTGACACAACACCACCATGTATATATATGGTACCTCCACGGAGGAGCCCAGAGAGACCCATATAAGTTTCTTCATAAAATCCCAGGctcctagctgggtgtggtggctcatgcctttaatcctagcccttgggaggcagagacagggggattgctgtgagttcaaggccagcctggtctacaaagcgagtccaggacagccaaggctaatgcagagagaccctgtctcagaactcccctaccaaacaaaacaaaacaaaacaaaaaaaaacccaggctcCTGCTAAGACCCTCCAACCCCAATCCTGGCACACTGTAGGACAGAGATATGGCAAGAAGTGGACTATGATATTGTGCCCACCACAAAGACCCTGTAGAGGAAGCATGGCTGTCCACTCCACACAGATACTTGAAAGGCACCAGCAATTTGCCCAATATCTCTAGACCGGGAACAACCAAGCCAAGGTTCAAAGACAAACCCAGG contains:
- the Castor2 gene encoding cytosolic arginine sensor for mTORC1 subunit 2 codes for the protein MELHILEHRLQVASVAKESIPLFTYGLIKLAFLSSKTRCKFFSLTETPEDYTIIVDEEGFLELPSSEHLSVTDATWLALNVVSGGGSFSSSQPIGVTKIAKSVIAPLADQNISVFMLSTYQTDFILVRERDLPFVTHTLSSEFTILRVVNGETVAAENLSITNGFVKPKMVQRPVIHPLSSPSNRFCVTSLDPDTLPAVATLLMDVMFYSSGVKDAVAASDDCGHIRFFSFSLIEGYVSLVMDVQTQQRFPSHLLFTSASGELWKMVRIGGQPLGFDECGIVAQISEPLAAADIPAYYISTFKFDHALVPEENISGVIHALKVSQGGKR